GAGATGGAAATCACCGGCGCTATCAGGTATAATGATGATGGTGCAATTGGAACCATTACTCAAACCGGAGAAGATGAAATTAAGGTACACTTCCCAGCTGGACGAGAAGCAATAACTCCGGGCCAGGCCGTTGTATGCTACGAAGGAGATGATGTGGTTGCTGGTGGGTGGATTAAAAAAGTGAATGTAGGATTAGATGATCTTATAACTGCCTGATTCACGTAACAACCGTATCATTCTAACGTTTACAATGTGCGTTTTTAACTAAATCAATGTCAATGAATATCAGAAAGCTACAAACAGGGATATCTATCATCATGCTAAGTTTGATTTCAACTGCCGCATTTGCACAGTTTCAAGGTCAAATTACTATGAAAACTTATGGAGAAAATAATGGAGTACCAGAAGTAAATGAGCTCAACTTATATGCTACCTCTGATAGAATTATTGTTCAGGGACAAGAATCGGTAAGTATGATGGATGGGCTAAATGCAAGTGGCCTCCTTATCCGAAATGATGAGAAAGATTTTATAGTGCTTATGGGAGAGAACAAAGCACTTCAATTCACAAAAGAAGAACTGGAAGGTTTTTTCCAAATGGCTGGAATGATTTCTAGGGGAGAGAGTAGTGATGCGGATATTGATTCCAATACCAATTTCCGATATACAAATCGAGAAAAGAAAATCCTTGGATATGACTGTAGTGAACTTCTAATTGAAAGTGAAGACAGCGATGGCTCTGTATCAATTTGGCTTACCAAGGGAATTGACATAAACTGGGGAATGCTAACTCAGCCCTGGAATAATGCCCCTGAAAACATGAGAAATACTTTAACAAGGCTTACCCAGGAGTTTAAGTCACAAAATTTCCCGCTTCTTATTGAAGTAACCGACAAGGGAGAAAAGAGCACAGTTTTTGAAGTAACGAATGTAAATCGTTCAAGCATCGCAAAAGCCATGGTTGAAGTACCTGCAGGAGTGAACCTAATTGGCTTACAAGAATTGATTTTCAGTATGATGATGGGCAATTAAATTGCCCATCTATTTAAGATGCTAACTGCTCTTTCAGTATTTCTAATTCTAAAGTAGGGGTATCACATGAATAGTCTTTACAGACATAGACTGTAGACGCTTTTTCTATGGACTTAAGGTGAGTTAAATAAGGGGCGCTTTCGTAGACTGAGTTATCTTCATCCAATGGCCGAAAGAGTAATACTTTTGATGGCAGAAAAAGCTCACGAAGATACTGAGCAAATAATTCCTGGTCTCCGGAACCCTCAGTAATCACAATTTCTCTGGGTTCATGATATAAAAATTGAAGTGCCATCATACTGGCTGTACTACTCGATCCTGCGCGAATCAGATCTGTAGAAAAACATTTTCCTAATTCCTGGGCTTTTTCATCCAAAGAAGTATCACCGGTAAAACGTGCCAAGCGAACCAGATTCAAAAGGGAAACGGAATTAGAAGATGGAATGGCTCCGTCATAAATCTGTTTTTGCCTTCCAAGAGGTTGATCTTTGTCATCAATACTGAAGAATAAACCTCCTGCTTTTTCATCCCAAAACTCATTGAGGAAGTGAGTATTAAGTTCAATTGCTTTGTTTAAGTAATCACTATTAAAGGTGGATTCATATAATTCAAGAGAGGCCCATATCAGAAAAGCATAGTCATCAGCAAAAGCATTTATTTCTGCTTCTCTGTCTTTGTATCGATGAAGTAAATCATTTCCTTCAAATAGGTTTCGATTTATAAACTGGTAAGCTTTTTCAGCCTTCTGAATCAACTCATCATCACCAAAAGCAGCACCGGCTTTTGCAAGAGCAATAATCATGAGGGCATTCCAGTCGGTCAGTATTTTATCATCAAGTAATGGTCGAATTCTTTTCTCCCTCTCCTTATAAACCAATTCTCGAATAGACTTCCAGTCCTTTTGTTTTTCACTAGCAATGTCTGCTTTAAGGTGAGGAATATTCTTTCCGTTCTTCTGTTTGGTAGCTTCATCTTCAAAATTTCCTTCCTCCAGAATCTGAAATTCTTTACTGAAAAAAGAGAATTGGTCTTTGGATAGCAGGCCTTGCAATTCATTAGTATCCCATAAATAAAACTTGCCTTCCTCTCCTTCGCTGTCAGCGTCTTCTGCAGAAAAGAAAGCACCCTCAGTATTAGTTAGATTACTTTCTACATATTCAGCGATTTCACACACAGTTTTTTTGAACAAAGGATTTTTAGTAACCTGCCATGTCTCTGTATAGGCAATCATAAGAAGTGCCTGATCATAGAGCATTTTTTCGAAATGAGGGAGCAACCATTCCCTGTCGGTAGAATAGCGATGAAAGCCATGGCCTATATGATCCCATATCCCTCCAAAACGCATTGCAGTAAGTGTTTTTGATACCGCATTCAAAAAACGTTCTTCTTTCGTATGGTGCCATTGCCGCAATAGGAACATCAGGTTGTGGGGGGTAAGAAATTTTGGAGCAGATCCAAATCCAGCGAATTCCTCATCGAAATTTGTAATCAATTGTTCGGCAGCGAAGTCAATGGCTTCAGTACCGGGAAACTCACCAGCTTGAAATTCTTGCGCATTTTTAAACCCGTGTTTGATGCTTTCCACAGCTTGGCTAATTTTATCAGGTTCATGGATCCACATGCCCTGGATTCCCCGAATTAGCTGTCTCAATCCTATTCGTCCATACCTTGCTTCTTTTGGTATATAGGTTGCTGCAAAAAAGGGCTCCTTATCTGGTGTTAGGAAAAGGGAAAGTGGCCAACCACCATGTCCGTTTAGCATTTGGCATACCGTCATATAGGTACTGTCGATATCCGGTCTTTCCTCACGATCTACTTTTACATTTATAAATGCCTGGTTAAGTTGATCAGCTATTTCCTCATCTTCGAAGCTTTCGTGCTCCATTACATGGCACCAATGGCAGGTGGCATAACCAATGGATAGAAAAACAGGTTTATTTTCTTTTTTTGCTTTTGCAAAAGCCTCATCTCCCCAGGGGTACCAATCTACCGGGTTGTTTTGATGCTGTAATAAGTATGGGCTTTTTTCTTTGGAGAGTCGGTTCAAGTTTACCCTAATTCTTTTTATTTAACCATGACCAGATTTGTCGGTCAAGTGAACAGAACTGAATTGTAAAGGTAGGGATATTAAACCACCAAACGAAGAGGTGGGCGTTCTAACCGGAGCTGTTTTACTTTAAACTCTTTCTTGTCAAAACCTTTAAGTTCAATTTGGTTTTGTTTAATAAATAACGCCTTTCCTCTCTTTTCGAGGTATAGTTTTACATCGGGATGATTGTAGAAATCTTCAGACAAAATCACTTCTTTTTCTTTGGCAGCATCTACAAGACGGGCAGCAATATTAACTGTAGTGCCAAAGTAATCGGTTCTTCCATTTAGATTTACAGCGGTACAATCTCCAAAGTGCACTCCTGCTTTCAATTTAAACGAGTCTCCAAGTGAGGTACTACCAGAGAAGATATGTTGTATACGTTCTATCGCTTTAAGTGCAGATACAGGCTCACGGAAAACAGCCATTACTGAATCCCCAATAGTCTTTACGATACCACCTCGCTCCTCAGCTACAATAGACTGTATAATTTTAAAGTGGTTCATTACCCGTCCAATTGCCATTTCATCTCCGGCTTGCTGATAAAATTCAGTCGAATTCATTATGTCTGTAAAGAGCATGGTTACGCCGGATGCTTTTACACTGGTACCCTCTTTTAATGCTTCTCTTGAAAACAGGGAGCGGAAATCGAGAGCAGAACTAACTTCGCTGGCATAGGTCGCTTCTTCTTTCCAGTCTTTCTTTTCCAGAACGCAAACTATCTTCTTTGAAGAATTATTAATTAAAGTCAGGTTAGGACTTGGGGCAATGGTAACCTCCTCATCAGTAAAATTCTTGTCAGTCATAATCAAAGAAATGGTGTCAAGCCCGTCTTCTCTAACATGAATAGTAATTGAGCCTTTATGAGTATGGCTTTTAAAAATATAGGTACCTTCCTCTAGTTCGATATTCAGATAGGCTGCTTCACCAATTTCCAAAAAATGTTGAGAAACCTTATGTGGTGTTGCTTGAGGTTCCCCAAAACTGAATCTTCGATCTGATGTTTTTCGGATTAAAGGATGAGGAGTAAATACCAGAAGTGTATTTGAGTTGAAATCCATTTCATAATCCAGATCACACTCATCACAATGAAGCTGTGCCCTGATTTCGGCTAGTTTTTGAAAAGAATTACGGGGCGCTTTACAGTTTGGGCAGCATACATCCCAGGAAAAATCCAGCAATCCCAGGTTAGCAGCATGAAGAAATACATTAAGCACAGAGTATTTCTTCTCTCCCCAGTATTCTGCAAGCATAAAGGGATTCATTCGTACCAGTGCTTCATCGTCTGCTTTTTTGATGTACTCAATCAGATGATCAATGATCCTTTTTCGTCTTGTTTCTTTAATGAGCTCAGATTTTATAGCCCGTATTTTTGATTCAGCACCTCTGATTAATGGCTTTGTATTACTTCGTTCATAAGGGAGTATTTGCTCGTATGCACAAGCATCAAATTCTTTTAGAATGAGCTGGTAGCGACGTTTTAAGATTCGTTCGATCAGGAATTTGAGGATGTTGAACAATCCTTCCTTTTGCGGTGTAGCCCAAATTCTTGTTCGAACTTCAGTGCCTTGTTCGTTAGGAATAAGATCCACCAGGTATTTGAGCGATTTTATTATTCCCAGTTTGTAGTGCCTGCTTGTACCAAAACGAAAAGGTTTTTCCCAAATATAGGGTTCCTGTTCCCATTGCAGGTAAGAACTAAGCCTGGCATTAGTTACTCCAAGAAATCCTTTTGGCGCGGTACGAGAAAGTGAAATTGTTTTTAAGGAGGGGAATCTCATCAACCTGAACACAGAATTGACATCCGATAAATAAGGCCATAGTTCTTCAGGGCTTGCTTTAAGCTGGGTACTCCACAGTAGCTGGTATGGTTGTCCTTCTTTTGTCAAATGTTCAAGAACGCACTAGGCTCGGTTTTTTTGTTTATCCAATCCCGTATCTTTCGGTGCTTTTTAAGAGTTATGCTCTAAAAGCTTGTTACAAAATTTTAATAAAACAACAAAATGGCAATAGAAAGAACATTAACTATTCTTAAACCCGATTGTGTTCGCAAAGGGCTTATAGGAGAGGTAACAAAAAGAATCCAGGATGCTGGTTTCACCATTTTAGCAATGAAGATGACCCGACTTACCATGGATACTGCGGGTGGTTTTTATGCTGTTCACAAAGAAAGACCTTTTTACGGCGAGTTGTGCGAATTTATGAGTAGCGGCGCGTGCGTACCAATGATTCTTGAGAAAGAAAATGCAGTAGCTGATTTCAGGACATTGATCGGTGCTACTAACCCGGCAGAAGCTGATCAAGGAACCATCAGAGCTGATTTCGCTGATAGCGTTGGAGAAAATATTATACACGGTTCAGACTCGGTAGAAAATGGGAAAATAGAAGGAGTCTATTTTTTTGCTGAATCTGACGTAGTTGCAAATATCAGCTGATCCATTCGGTATCAACCTTTAAAAAACCCTGACAAAAGCTGTTAGGGTTTTTTTGTTTGATTCAGGATTGAATATAATCCACTATGAAATACATCACCGTCTTAATAACTCTTCTTCTTTTTGCAGATTGTGAAGCTCAAACTCAGAGTACGGAAAAAAAGGTAAAAATTGGAGCAGAGGTGCTAATTGAAAAGCACCTTGATAAGCTTGATGGAAAAAGGGTAGGGCTGGTGATGAATCCTACAGCCAGGATTGAAGAGACTCACATGTTGGATACATTGATCTCGTTGGGGATAAATGTAACAGCTCTATTCGCTCCGGAACATGGATTTAGAGGAGAAGCTGGAGCAGGGGAGCGCATCGAAGATGGAGTTGATGCTGCTACGGGACTTCCCGTTCATTCTTTATATGGCAATACAAAAAAGCCGTCTGCAGAGATGTTACAAAATGTAGATCTCCTGATTTTTGATATGCAGGATGTTGGAGCAAGATTCTACACCTATAACAGTACTATGAAACATATACTAGAAGCTGGTGCAGAGTTTGATAAAGAAGTTTGGATCTTAGATCGGCCAAATCCAGCTGGAGGTGATTATGTTTCAGGTTGGGTATTAGAAGAAGAGCATAAGTCCTTCGTGGGATCCTATCCTATTCCCGTAGCTCATGGACTCACCTTAGGCGAGTTGGCACTAATGGCTAAAGGTGAAGGGTGGTTAGAAATAAATGGCTACTCTCCTAATGTAAAAGTCATAGAAATGGAAGGATGGAACAGGGTAATGAAATGGAGCGAAACAGGATTGAACTGGTTTCCTCCATCTCCAAATTTACCTTCTTTTGAACACGCTTATTTATATCTCGGTACTTGTTTGTTCGAAGGAACAACTCTCTCAGAGGGCAGAGGTACCCCTAATCCCTTTTTGACTATCGGATCCCCAAAGACATTCATAAATCTGTCCGAGCTAAGAGCCGTTTCAGAAAAATATTCAGTAATAATTGATACAGTTTCCATTGTACCCAGATCTATTCCTGGTAAGGCACGTTACCCTAAATATGAAGACGAGAAAATATTTGGGGTGAAGATTAATGCTACTCCCGACACTCAAGACCCAGTAAGATTTGGCGTAGAACTTGTCAATCTTCTTATGGAAAAAACAGAAGACGCTGAGTATTCTGACTTTATATACTTACTTGCCGGTACAAAAAAGATTATTGACGAAAATGGAGAAATAAATTGGGGGGAGGAGTTCGAGGAATTTCTCATAAAAAGAAAGCAATACTTAATCTATCGCTAACTTTTTTCTTTTCCATTCATAGCTGATTAAAGCAGCAGTAACGGAAGCATTAAGAGATTCAACGCTTCGTTCCATAGGTAACATGGCTAGCTGGTCGCATTTGGCGATTAGTTCTCTATCAATACCCTTTCCCTCATTGCCAATTAAAAATGCAATTGGCTTTTCGAAATCAGATTCCCATATCGTTTCTTTCGCAGACATATCCAAACCAAGAATCGAAAACCCAGCCAATTTTAGATCCTTGAATCCTTGTTTGGTGTCATGTACTCTAATGATTGAAATCTTTGTTGCTGTACCGGCAGATGTTTTAAAAACAGTTGCGTTTACAGGTGCCTGGTTTTGAGTTGGAACCAGAACAGCCGAGATGCCAGCAGCTACAGCCGATCGCAATATAGCGCCTAGGTTATGAGGGTCTTCAATTCCGTCAAGCAAAATAACAGCTGGATTTGAGGCTAAATCGAGGGTTTCAATCCATTCAAAAAAGTTTAAGTATTTAATTAAACTTACCTGTGCAACAAAGCCCTGATGATTAACTCTTCCAACTAGGCTGTGAATTTTTTGATCAGGAACTTTTACAATAGGTACCCGGTTGATTAAAGCAGCTTCGTTTAAATTTTTGTAGGAACTCGCGTTAATTGAGTTCTTTATGAAAATTTTATCGATCTCCTGTGCCTTGTCAAGCAGTGCTTCTTCTACTGGCTTTCGCCCATAGATGAAAAAGTTATCTTGATTTCGCATTAATATTTTTTAATGAAAAGGGCTTTTATTATTATAAAAGCTGTTGTGGTTAGTAAAAAGTAAGGACATGTACGAGGAACCAAAAGAAAAAAATTCTTTAGTTCAAGAGAATTCGATCAGAGTAGATAAACCTACCCGGAACCCTGGTAGTTTTTCTGTTTTTTTGGATAGAGTCCATTCGGTTAATGGTCTTCATATGTTATCTGCAGTATTACAGATTTTTTTAGGTTTGGGCGTGGTAGCGCTTTCATTTCTCGGTAGTATTCAACCTAACTGGATTGCTTCAATAATGACAGTGGTAGGAAGCATAACAACAATAGTAGGATTCTATTTTGTTTACTATGTGCTCACTAATACAGATTCATTTGATTCATTGCTGAATAAAGCAATAAAGCGGGTCATCAGTTCACAGAACTAAAGGGTTATTAGAATATTTACGGAACATTAGATAGTGCTGTAGTTTTATAGCATTACAATCAACTATGTTAATGGTGTGGTAATAGGAAAATTATTTTCTTTAAAGAAAATAATTTCGAGTATGATCAAAGTCGTTTTAATAATACTTCTAGTTGTATTCTCCAGTCAATTAATGGCACAAGACGCAAATTTGCCGATTATTCCTACTTCAAATGGAGATAATTTCGTTGTAATCGCACATCGGGGCGCAAGCTCTTATGCTCCTGAGAATACCCACTCAGCCTTTAAATTGGCTATTGAGATGGAAGCTGAGATGATTGAGCTTGATGTTTCGATAAGTAGGGATGGCATTCCTGTAGTAGTACATGACAAAACGGTTGATCGTACAACCAGTGAATCTGGAGAAGTAGGTTCCTTTACACTTGATGAGCTAAAAAAGATGGAAGTAGGCTCCTGGTTCGATAAGAAATTTGGTGGAGAACCATTTCCCACTCTTGAAGAAGTATTGGCATACACGAAAGGTAGAATTGCAGTCAACATAGAAATAAAAACAGAGGCAGTATCTGATCAGGCAGAAGGAGGCGTTGTTGATAAAAGTATTCGGTTGGTAAGAGAGGCAGGTATTGAAAACGAGGTAATATTTTCAAGTTTTGATTACAGAGTTATGGAGCATCTTGAAGCATTAGCTCCTGAAATTCCGAAAGCAATTCTCTATGAGAAGAGTCAATCCGGAGATTTGACTCCATCTGAATTAGTTGAAAAATATAACGTAGATGCATTTAATTGTAGTCACAGGCAACTAAGTGAAGAATGGGTTCAGGATCTGCAATCCAATAAAATTCCGTTTTTCATATATACAGTAAATGATGAAGAATTAATGCGTACGGTTATTAAGAAAGGTGCCGCGGGCATTTTTTCTGATAAACCTGATGTGCTCAAACAAGTTGTGGAAAACTTGTGAGTAAATAACTAGTTCTTTGATTGAACAAAGAGGGGGAGTGTGCTATATTTTCCATCCATCAACTTCACTCTCTTCTAAATGTCTACCAAATACATTTTCGTTACCGGTGGGGTAACATCTTCCTTGGGGAAAGGAATTATTTGTGCTTCTCTAGGTCGTTTGCTTGTAGCCAGAGGTCTCAAGGTTACCGTTCAAAAACTTGATCCCTATATCAATGTGGATCCCGGAACCATGAACCCCTATGAGCATGGTGAAGTTTATGTAACTGATGATGGCGCCGAAACAGATTTAGATCTGGGTCACTATGAAAGGTTTTTGGACATCAAAACCTCTCAAACTAATAATGTTACTACAGGCAGGATTTATTATGACGTAATCACCAAAGAACGTCAGGGAGCATATCTGGGGAAAACAGTCCAGGTGATTCCGCACATCACCGATGAGATACAATCACATGTACTCAAGCTTGGCCAATCGGGAGAATACGATGTAGTAATCGTTGAGATAGGCGGAACAGTGGGTGATATTGAAAGTCTTCCATACATCGAGGCAGTCCGTCAACTCAGATATAATGTAGGCAGGGCAAATACATTATCAATACACTTAACTCTTGTTCCCTATTTAGCAGCGGCAGGTGAATTAAAAACTAAGCCTACTCAGCACTCTGTCAAAACTCTTTCTGAAAGTGGATTGCAACCTGATATTCTTGTGTGTAGATGTGAACATTCGCTAGACGAATCTATCAGAGGAAAAGTGGCCAGGTTCTGTAATGTTGAGATCGAAGATGTAATCGAATCCATTGATGCCCGAAGTATTTATGAAGTTCCGCTTCTGATGCAGAATCAGAAATTGGATGAACGGGTAATTGAAAAACTTAAGTTGGATACTAAGGAACCAAATCTGGACAATTGGATTGGTTTTGTTGAAGCTGTTTGCAATCCATCAGGTGATATTGAAATAGCTCTGGTTGGAAAGTATGTAGAGCACCATGATTCTTATAAATCAATTGTTGAAGCGTTTATACATGCAGGAGCAGTTAACGATTGTAAGGTCAAAATAAGATGGGTACAATCTGATAATCTTACATCAGAAAATGTAGCTGCACAATTGGATGGAGTGGCTGGAGTATTAGTTGCTCCTGGATTTGGAGGAAGAGGAATCGAAGGGAAGCTTTCTGCCGTAAACTATGCCCGGGTAAATGAGATTCCTTTCTTTGGAATTTGCCTTGGAATGCAATGCGCAGTTATCGAATATGCCCGGAATGTATGTGGCTGGAAGGACGCTAACAGCACAGAGTTTAATGAGGATTCCGAATACCCTATCATCGATATCATGCCTGACCAAAAGGATATCGAAAACATGGGTGGAACAATGAGGTTAGGTAAATATGCGTGTAAGCTCGAAAAAGGAAGTAATGCACATAAAGCATATGGTTCTGATATGGTTTATGAGCGTCATCGTCATCGCTATGAGGTGAATAATAACCTCAGGTACAAACTTACTGAGAATGGGATGCTTCTTACAGGCATGAACCCGGAGCGTGATTTAGTAGAAATCGTTGAGATTAAGGAGCACCCATGGTTTGTAGGTGTACAGTTCCATCCTGAATTAAGAAGTACTGTGAATAATCCTCAGGCTTTATTTGTCGATTTTGTGAAAGCTAGTTTAAAACATGCAAAGGCCAATAACCTGTTCACTCCAAAAAAGGAAAATAAAGTACCAGTGGGTAAGTGAGTAGCGAGGTCTACTCAAATAAGTTAAGAATTCGTGCCTGTGGTGTACTAATAGATCAGGATAGAATTCTCCTGGTTCAATTATATTCTCCTGTTTCCGTAAAGAATATATGGACCACCCCCGGAGGTGGTGTTGATTTTGGGGAATCTTTAAAAGCAGCCGTTAAAAGAGAGTTTTTCGAAGAAACAGGCTTAAAGGTTAATGTCAAAAAACTACTATTAATAAATGAGTTGATTGATGGTTTGTACCATGCTTTGGAATTCTTTTTTGAAGTGGCCAAAGAGGAGGGTCAGCTAAAATTAGGTCAGGACCCAGAGCATCCGGACGAAGAGCAGCTACTAAAAGATCTTCGCTTTTTTACAAGAGATGAATTGGAATCGAATGAGGACATAAAACCAGAAATACTGCGGAAGGTCTTTAATGCTAAAGAAGGAGGGCAGGTAATTAGGGTGAGTTTTAAGGAAAGGAATGGGTAAAATCGTTTGAAAAAAAATTATCTATATTCTTCGACTCAAAAGCTACCCTAATACATTAACATGAAGCGACTACCCATTCTTTTCTTATCTATAGTTCTAATCTCTTGCTCTTCTCAATCTCCAAAAACAATTATTACAAATGTAAATGGATATACACTTGAAGGTGATTCACTTGTCACATTCCAAACATTGGTAATAGCTGATGGTAAAGTGGTTGCCAAAGGAGAGCGCTCACTTGCTGATCAATATCAGGGTACTATAATTGATGGGAACGGGAAGACCTTGCTTCCTGGATTAGTAGATGCACATGGTCATGTAATGGGATTAGGATTCCAGGAACTGCAAGTAAATTTATCAGGAATTACTTCTTTAGATCAGACTTTAGAGACTATCAAAGATTATGCTGATTCGAATCCTGAACTTGAATGGATACAGGGAAGGGGGTGGAATCAAACTCTTTGGCCTGAGAATAGATTTCCTACTGCTGAAGATTTAGATCAGGTAGTTTCTGATCGACCTGTTTGGCTAAGTAGAGTAGATGGGCATGCCGGATGGGGTAATACAATGGCTATGAGGTTAGCCGGAATTAGTAAAGATACTCCTGATCCGCAAGGGGGAAAGATCATAAGAGACTCTCAGGGTAATGCAACAGGTGTGTTTATTGACGCTGCTGAGGGTTACATCAACTCAATTATACCACCTACAACTGATAAAGAACGTGAACTGGCCTTAGAAAAAGCGTTAGATCAAATGGCTAGCGTAGGTATTACCTCAGTGCATGAGGCGGGAACCAATGTAACTTCATGGAATCTGTATAAGCAGTTTGCTGATGATGGACGGTTAAAGACCAGAATCTATGGGATGATCTCGGGAGCAGGGCCAATATTTGATACCCTTTCAGTGAATGGTCCAATTAACTCATATGCTGATGATATGTTAGCACTAAGAAGTGTGAAACTATATTCCGATGGGGCGCTGGGTAGTAGAGGGGCTGCTTTAATCGAACCCTATTCTGATGACCCTGGTAACAAAGGACTGCTATTTGTAAGTCAGGACGAAATGAATCAAATGGTATCCAAAGTAATAGGAAAGGGTTTTCAGGCAGGAATTCATGCTATTGGTGATATGGGGAACAGGCAGGTTCTTGATGCTATAGAGTACGCACTGGGTGAACATGGCGATCAGGGTTTAAGAAATAGGATAGAACATGCGCAAATTGTAGCCATTGATGATATTCCCAGATTCAAAGAGCTGAATGTTATTGCTTCTATGCAACCTACTCACGCTACCAGTGATAAAAATATGGCAGAAGATCGTGTTGGTCCTGATCGCATCAAAGGGGGATATGCATGGCAATCTTTTCTTCAACAGGGAACCATAGTAGCAGCTGGTTCAGATTTTCCTGTTGAGCATTCCAATCCGTTTTATGGATTATACTCAGCGGTAACCAGGATGGATCATGAAGGAACCCCCGATGGAGGATGGTATCCCGGAGAATCTCTATCAAGGGAGGAAGCACTTCGCGCGTTTACAATCGATGCAGCTTATGCAGGGCACCAAGAAAATGAGTTAGGTACTCTTGAAAATGGGAAATGGGCTGATTTCATTATTATTGATCAGGATTACTTTACCGTTCCGGAAAGTGAAATTTGGAAAATAGAAGTACTTGAAACCTGGGTGGCCGGTAAAAAAGTATTTTAGAGCACAGATTTTTCTGCAACACATTAAGCCTTGGATAAAAAAATTATTCAAGACTTTTTAGTTTGAAGTTGGGGAACACATTAGGTACATTTTATATGTATAATATATGTGTAAATTAATTCATGAGTAAACTCCAAAAACCAAAGAGAGGGAGAGGTGCTTCAGATAATCCTATAAACAGATTTGAAGGGCATTACGTCGATTATGAACTGGATGAAGAAACAGGAGAGAAGCCTTCTCAAAAAACACAACTCTTTAAAGATGATACTAAAAACATAATCTCATTTAATAAAAGTCCGGATATCCCATTCGATGCAGGACTGAATCCCTACAGGGGGTGCGAACATGGGTGCATTTATTGCTATGCTCGCCCTTATCATGAATATCTGGGATTTTCGGTAGGCTTGGATTTCGAGACAAAGATTATTGTGAAGTATGATGCGCCTGAATTGCTGGAGAAAACACTTAGATCTCCGAAGTGGGATCCACAAGTTATTGCAATGAGTGGAATCACAGATGTTTACCAGCCCATTGAGCGCAAGCTGGAAATCACCAGGGGGTGTCTGAAAGTGTTAGCAAAGTATCGAAACCCAGTTGGTATCATTACTAAAAATTTTTTAGTCACAAGAGATATTGATCACCTGAAAGAACTGGCAGAGTACAACTGTGTTCGAGTTACAATTTCCGTCACCTCTCTTAATAAAAAACTGACCGAAATTATGGAACCCAGAACATCCCGCCCTACCAGAAGGTTGAAAGCTATTGAGATATTGGCAGAAGCAGGTATTCCTGT
This genomic window from Balneola sp. contains:
- a CDS encoding DUF4412 domain-containing protein, producing the protein MSMNIRKLQTGISIIMLSLISTAAFAQFQGQITMKTYGENNGVPEVNELNLYATSDRIIVQGQESVSMMDGLNASGLLIRNDEKDFIVLMGENKALQFTKEELEGFFQMAGMISRGESSDADIDSNTNFRYTNREKKILGYDCSELLIESEDSDGSVSIWLTKGIDINWGMLTQPWNNAPENMRNTLTRLTQEFKSQNFPLLIEVTDKGEKSTVFEVTNVNRSSIAKAMVEVPAGVNLIGLQELIFSMMMGN
- a CDS encoding thioredoxin domain-containing protein, yielding MNRLSKEKSPYLLQHQNNPVDWYPWGDEAFAKAKKENKPVFLSIGYATCHWCHVMEHESFEDEEIADQLNQAFINVKVDREERPDIDSTYMTVCQMLNGHGGWPLSLFLTPDKEPFFAATYIPKEARYGRIGLRQLIRGIQGMWIHEPDKISQAVESIKHGFKNAQEFQAGEFPGTEAIDFAAEQLITNFDEEFAGFGSAPKFLTPHNLMFLLRQWHHTKEERFLNAVSKTLTAMRFGGIWDHIGHGFHRYSTDREWLLPHFEKMLYDQALLMIAYTETWQVTKNPLFKKTVCEIAEYVESNLTNTEGAFFSAEDADSEGEEGKFYLWDTNELQGLLSKDQFSFFSKEFQILEEGNFEDEATKQKNGKNIPHLKADIASEKQKDWKSIRELVYKEREKRIRPLLDDKILTDWNALMIIALAKAGAAFGDDELIQKAEKAYQFINRNLFEGNDLLHRYKDREAEINAFADDYAFLIWASLELYESTFNSDYLNKAIELNTHFLNEFWDEKAGGLFFSIDDKDQPLGRQKQIYDGAIPSSNSVSLLNLVRLARFTGDTSLDEKAQELGKCFSTDLIRAGSSSTASMMALQFLYHEPREIVITEGSGDQELFAQYLRELFLPSKVLLFRPLDEDNSVYESAPYLTHLKSIEKASTVYVCKDYSCDTPTLELEILKEQLAS
- a CDS encoding adenylate/guanylate cyclase domain-containing protein yields the protein MRFPSLKTISLSRTAPKGFLGVTNARLSSYLQWEQEPYIWEKPFRFGTSRHYKLGIIKSLKYLVDLIPNEQGTEVRTRIWATPQKEGLFNILKFLIERILKRRYQLILKEFDACAYEQILPYERSNTKPLIRGAESKIRAIKSELIKETRRKRIIDHLIEYIKKADDEALVRMNPFMLAEYWGEKKYSVLNVFLHAANLGLLDFSWDVCCPNCKAPRNSFQKLAEIRAQLHCDECDLDYEMDFNSNTLLVFTPHPLIRKTSDRRFSFGEPQATPHKVSQHFLEIGEAAYLNIELEEGTYIFKSHTHKGSITIHVREDGLDTISLIMTDKNFTDEEVTIAPSPNLTLINNSSKKIVCVLEKKDWKEEATYASEVSSALDFRSLFSREALKEGTSVKASGVTMLFTDIMNSTEFYQQAGDEMAIGRVMNHFKIIQSIVAEERGGIVKTIGDSVMAVFREPVSALKAIERIQHIFSGSTSLGDSFKLKAGVHFGDCTAVNLNGRTDYFGTTVNIAARLVDAAKEKEVILSEDFYNHPDVKLYLEKRGKALFIKQNQIELKGFDKKEFKVKQLRLERPPLRLVV
- a CDS encoding nucleoside-diphosphate kinase, encoding MERTLTILKPDCVRKGLIGEVTKRIQDAGFTILAMKMTRLTMDTAGGFYAVHKERPFYGELCEFMSSGACVPMILEKENAVADFRTLIGATNPAEADQGTIRADFADSVGENIIHGSDSVENGKIEGVYFFAESDVVANIS
- a CDS encoding DUF1343 domain-containing protein; its protein translation is MKYITVLITLLLFADCEAQTQSTEKKVKIGAEVLIEKHLDKLDGKRVGLVMNPTARIEETHMLDTLISLGINVTALFAPEHGFRGEAGAGERIEDGVDAATGLPVHSLYGNTKKPSAEMLQNVDLLIFDMQDVGARFYTYNSTMKHILEAGAEFDKEVWILDRPNPAGGDYVSGWVLEEEHKSFVGSYPIPVAHGLTLGELALMAKGEGWLEINGYSPNVKVIEMEGWNRVMKWSETGLNWFPPSPNLPSFEHAYLYLGTCLFEGTTLSEGRGTPNPFLTIGSPKTFINLSELRAVSEKYSVIIDTVSIVPRSIPGKARYPKYEDEKIFGVKINATPDTQDPVRFGVELVNLLMEKTEDAEYSDFIYLLAGTKKIIDENGEINWGEEFEEFLIKRKQYLIYR